The stretch of DNA CACCAAGGTCTTTGGCGGCATCCAGCAGCCGCATGTCCAGCTTTTCAATGGCGGCATAGAGCGGCAGAATCATGAACGGCAGCAGGGTGTAGGAAAAGCCTATGAAGATGGCAACATCCGTGTACATGAGCGAAAGCGGTTCGCTGATCAGCCCCAGCCAGAGCAGCAGATTGCTCAGCACGCCGCCGGACTTGAGGATAATGACCATGGCATACGTGCGTATGAGCGAGTTGGTCCAGAAGGGAATAACCACCAGCAGCAGAAGCCACGGGCGCACGGATGTGCGCGAGGTGGCGAGTATGTAGGCAAAGGGGTAGCCCACCAGCAGGCAGACCAGCGTGGTTATGCCCGCAAGGCGGAAGGATTCCCAGAAGATGAACAGGAATACCGGGTCCAGCAGGCGGGCGTAGTTGCCCAGCGTGAACACGGGAGCGACAAATTCCTGCTGCCCGCGCTCCAGAAAGGTGGCAATGAACAGCAGGGCCTGCGGAATAAGTGCGAACAGGCTCAGCCACAGGGCCACGATAACGATGCTGGTCTTGGCGAACCGGCTAGTGATCTTCTGCATCCAGCACCACCTCCCAGCCGTCCACCCATGTCACGGCCACACGCTCGCCTGCGTCGTAGATGATTTCCTCGTCGTCTTCGTTGAAGAATTCCGATCCCATAAGGGTTTTGCCGCCGTGGGCGTCATCCAGCCGGATGTGCAGGTCCACGGTGGCCCCTTTGTAGACGGTCTGGGCAATACGCCCGAGCAGGTGGGGTTCGTCCAGCATGCCTTCCGCCACGCGGTGCACGCGCAGGTCTTCCGGGCGCAGCAGCACCTTTACCGGACAGTTGTCCGCAAAGGTGCGCTTGCTATGCAGGTTCATGGGCACCCCCTCCACCTCGGCGGAATACATGCCGCCGTTGGAGGAGGAAAAGATGGTGGCGTCCAGAATGTTAATGTCGCCCACAAAGCGCGCTACATAAAGGTTGGCGGGGTCTTCATAAATTTCTTTGGGCGTGCCCACCTGCACTATGCGGCCCTCGTTCATCACCACCACACGGTCAGACATGGCAAACGCCTCTTCCTGATCGTGGGTAACAAACACAAAGGTAATGCCCAGCGAGCGTTGCAACTGCTTGATTTCCAGCTGCATGGCCTTGCGCAGCTTAAAGTCCAGCGCGCTGAACGGCTCATCCAGAAGCAGCACAAGGGGATTGTTCACCACGGCCCGCGCAATGGCCACACGCTGCTGCTGCCCGCCAGAAAGCTGGCCGGGGCGGCGGTCTGCAAGCAGCTCCATATGCACCATGCGCAGGGCATCGCGCACGCGCTGGGCAATGGCTGCCTTGTCCACGCCCGCCATTTTCAGGCCAAAGGCCACGTTGTCCCGCACAGACATATGCGGGAACAGGGCGTAGTTCTGAAAGACGGTGTTCACCTGCCGTTTTTCCGGCGGCACATCGTTCACCACCCTGCCGCCCAGCAGCACATCGCCGGTGGTAGATGTCTCAAAGCCGGAAAGCAGGCGCAGAATGGTGGTCTTGCCGCACCCGGAAGGTCCGAGAAGGGTAAGAAATTCGCCGTTGCGGATGCTCAGGTCAATGTCGGAAAGGGCGCAGGTGTCTTCAAAGACCTTGGAAACGCCACGCAATTCGAAAATGGGGTCCGTGTTCGCCATTTAAGTTCCATAACCCGGCATGGGCCGGGGCTTGCAGTGAATGACGCGCCAAGGCGCGTACCGCAACCGGGGTGCTGCGCTACGGGGACGGACTGGAGGAGCCTGAAAGGATAAGGCTCAGGTCGTGGGCAGCGCGGGGAACTGGCGTGTACTGTAGGGCTCGCCGGACTTCTGCTCGCCCAGCGACAGACGGAACCGCCGCACGGGGCGCGCGCGGTGGTACAAGGTGAGCAGAACGGTATGGCAGGGAGTGTGCC from Desulfovibrio psychrotolerans encodes:
- the potB gene encoding spermidine/putrescine ABC transporter permease PotB, producing the protein MQKITSRFAKTSIVIVALWLSLFALIPQALLFIATFLERGQQEFVAPVFTLGNYARLLDPVFLFIFWESFRLAGITTLVCLLVGYPFAYILATSRTSVRPWLLLLVVIPFWTNSLIRTYAMVIILKSGGVLSNLLLWLGLISEPLSLMYTDVAIFIGFSYTLLPFMILPLYAAIEKLDMRLLDAAKDLGASGMQTFRHITLPLTMPGIVAGCMLVFLPALGMFYVPEILGGSRFMLLGNYITNQFLVAHDWPLGAAASTLLTLTLIVMILLYLRSVRASSRNGKNSSGEDDLLAMEGA
- the potA gene encoding spermidine/putrescine ABC transporter ATP-binding protein PotA; translated protein: MANTDPIFELRGVSKVFEDTCALSDIDLSIRNGEFLTLLGPSGCGKTTILRLLSGFETSTTGDVLLGGRVVNDVPPEKRQVNTVFQNYALFPHMSVRDNVAFGLKMAGVDKAAIAQRVRDALRMVHMELLADRRPGQLSGGQQQRVAIARAVVNNPLVLLLDEPFSALDFKLRKAMQLEIKQLQRSLGITFVFVTHDQEEAFAMSDRVVVMNEGRIVQVGTPKEIYEDPANLYVARFVGDINILDATIFSSSNGGMYSAEVEGVPMNLHSKRTFADNCPVKVLLRPEDLRVHRVAEGMLDEPHLLGRIAQTVYKGATVDLHIRLDDAHGGKTLMGSEFFNEDDEEIIYDAGERVAVTWVDGWEVVLDAEDH